A window of the Arachis duranensis cultivar V14167 chromosome 5, aradu.V14167.gnm2.J7QH, whole genome shotgun sequence genome harbors these coding sequences:
- the LOC107489685 gene encoding protein PSK SIMULATOR 3 encodes MAFDSWLGRVKTALSNGKNPKSKRVAVLSFEVAGVMSRLLHLYQSLSDAAVVRLRNDAVSLEGALKLVSNDESFLLRLARAELAESVRVAAGSVSRLSCMCHDPFLRSFHRVFTEFANSGYDPHAWTLTNPKEIEAKHKKLERYVSLTSTLHREMEELSVLESALRKALNHSSNNNNGEPEPCSVNSKDHQKLCDLQQKIFWQKQEVKELKEKSLWNKGFDGVVLLLVRFVFTVLARIKVVFGIGHCVPYLSRSLSASATVFPSDQNPNSENYAIHVSRPFKSLKIDGNGDLGCGSFFESNCKLLKPMNGTLGASALAFHYANLIIVMEKMIKSPQLVGVEARDDLYAMLPSSIRSSLRSRLKGVGFSACDPVLAGEWREALGRILGWISPLAHNMIRWQSERSFEQMNLMVPKTNSNVLLLQTLFFADKEKTEAAITELLVGLNYIWRFEREMTAKAFFEGCNNSFNGLLNVNHSETQLRT; translated from the coding sequence ATGGCCTTCGATTCGTGGCTCGGTAGGGTAAAAACCGCGCTTTCCAACGGGAAGAATCCCAAGTCAAAACGCGTTGCCGTTTTGTCATTCGAGGTCGCCGGCGTCATGTCGAGGCTCCTTCACCTCTATCAGTCGCTCTCCGACGCCGCCGTCGTTCGCCTTCGAAACGATGCCGTTTCTCTTGAGGGTGCATTGAAGCTCGTTTCCAACGACGAGTCGTTCCTCCTCAGACTCGCCCGAGCCGAACTCGCTGAGTCAGTTCGAGTCGCGGCCGGCTCTGTGTCCCGACTCAGCTGCATGTGCCACGACCCTTTTCTCCGATCGTTCCACCGAGTCTTCACCGAGTTCGCTAACTCGGGCTACGACCCACACGCGTGGACACTCACCAATCCGAAGGAAATCGAAGCCAAACACAAGAAATTGGAGCGTTACGTGTCACTCACGTCAACGCTTCACAGAGAAATGGAAGAGCTTTCCGTTCTAGAAAGTGCGTTGAGAAAAGCACTTAACCATAGtagtaacaacaataatggtgaaCCTGAACCTTGTTCAGTTAATAGTAAGGATCATCAGAAACTCTGTGATCTTCAGCAAAAGATTTTCTGGCAGAAGCAAGAGGTTAAGGAGTTAAAGGAGAAATCTTTGTGGAATAAAGGTTTCGATGGCGTTGTTTTGTTGCTTGTTAGGTTTGTTTTCACTGTGTTAGCAaggattaaggttgtgtttggAATTGGGCATTGTGTTCCTTATTTGTCTCGTAGTTTATCAGCTTCAGCCACTGTTTTTCCCTCTGATCAAAATCCCAATAGTGAAAATTATGCTATTCATGTTTCTAGACCGTTCAAAAGTTTGAAGATTGATGGGAATGGTGATTTGGGGTGTGGTAGTTTTTTTGAGTCTAATTGTAAGTTATTGAAGCCAATGAATGGTACTTTAGGTGCTTCAGCTTTGGCATTTCATTATGCCAATTTGATCATAGTTATGGAGAAGATGATAAAGTCACCACAATTGGTTGGTGTTGAAGCAAGGGATGATCTGTATGCAATGTTGCCAAGTAGCATAAGATCATCACTGAGGTCAAGATTGAAAGGTGTTGGATTCTCTGCTTGTGATCCTGTTCTTGCTGGAGAGTGGAGAGAAGCATTGGGGAGGATTCTTGGTTGGATTTCACCATTGGCACATAACATGATTAGGTGGCAGAGTGAGAGGAGCTTTGAGCAGATGAACCTGATGGTTCCAAAGACCAATAGTAATGTGTTGTTGTTGCAGACTTTGTTCTTTGCAGACAAAGAGAAGACAGAAGCTGCCATAACTGAGCTGCTTGTTGGTTTGAACTATATTTGGAGGTTTGAGAGAGAAATGACTGCTAAGGCTTTCTTTGAAGGGTGCAACAACAGTTTCAATGGCTTGTTAAATGTTAACCATTCAGAAACCCAGTTAAGGACTTAA
- the LOC107489686 gene encoding 1-aminocyclopropane-1-carboxylate synthase 6, whose protein sequence is MTRTREPESKSKTSSPSSSSTGMKLIVPLQGVVQGRGGILLGSLIPCALFYFFQLYLKKRRRSNDKHPSSNPPSPSSSFPELPRTPSRSNLSSRGSLTGVRLSRLATTISDDDSAYYVGLNRASRDPYHKLTNPDGIIQLGLSDNTLSLDLIGDWMRKWGSGGDDGLSINGIATYQAFDGVDELKLALSDFMHQVMGGSVHFDTSNMVLTAGATPAIEILSFCLADHGNAFLVPTPYYPGFDRDVKWRPGVDLIPVHCRSADNFNLSMTALEQAYSQARKRGVKVRGILVSNPSNPVGNMLTQDMLYNLIDFAEDKNIHLIVDEVFAGSTYGSEKFVSVAEILESDSEYIDNRRIHIIYGLSKDLALAGFRVGVIYSFNKNVLATARKLCRFSSISAPTQRLVTSMLSDKKFIQDYFETNRNRMRQVHHEFVDALSKIGIKCAKSSGGMFCWADMSGLIKPYSEKGELELWEKFMSIAKINITPGSACHCIEPGWFRICFTTMSLDEIPLVIERIRRVVEVCKSSS, encoded by the exons ATGACCCGAACCCGAGAACCCGAATCCAAATCCAAAACCTCTTCGCCTTCTTCATCTTCGACAGGGATGAAGCTAATCGTTCCGCTGCAAGGCGTGGTTCAAGGTCGCGGTGGAATCTTGTTAGGGTCGTTAATCCCGTGTGCGCTGTTCTACTTCTTCCAGCTGTACCTCAAGAAACGACGTCGTTCCAACGACAAACACCCCTCCTCCAACCCTCCTTCGCCTTCTTCCTCGTTTCCGGAGCTGCCGCGCACGCCGTCGCGCTCCAACCTCTCGTCCAGGGGATCCCTCACCGGCGTGCGCCTCTCCAGGCTCGCCACTACCATCTCCGACGACGATTCAGCTTACTACGTTGGCCTCAACAGAGCCTCACGTGATCCCTATCACAAGCTCACCAACCCCGATGGAATCATCCAGCTTGGTTTGTCCGATAACACG ttGAGTTTGGATTTGATTGGGGATTGGATGCGGAAGTGGGGCAGTGGTGGTGACGATGGTTTGAGTATTAATGGGATTGCAACGTATCAGGCATTTGATGGAGTTGACGAACTCAAACTG GCCTTGTCGGATTTTATGCATCAAGTAATGGGAGGATCGGTGCATTTTGACACATCTAATATGGTGTTAACAGCTGGTGCAACTCCTGCAATTGAGATACTATCCTTCTGCTTGGCAGACCATGGGAATGCATTCCTTGTCCCAACACCATACTATCCAGGTTTTGACAGAGATGTTAAATGGCGTCCCGGGGTAGATCTAATACCTGTTCACTGTCGCAGCGCTGACAATTTTAATCTAAGTATGACAGCTCTTGAACAGGCATATAGTCAAGCAAGAAAACGAGGAGTCAAGGTTCGCGGAATTCTTGTTTCCAACCCTTCGAATCCTGTTGGCAATATGCTGACACAGGACATGCTTTACAATCTCATAGACTTTGccgaagataaaaatattcatcTCATTGTTGATGAAGTATTTGCAGGCTCCACGTATGGAAGTGAGAAATTTGTCAGCGTAGCTGAAATTCTTGAGTCGGATTCAGAATATATAGACAACAGACGAATTCATATAATATATGGGCTGTCCAAGGACCTTGCACTAGCTGGCTTTAGAGTTGGGGTTATATATTcattcaacaagaatgtcttgGCTACTGCTAGGAAGTTATGTAGATTTTCTTCTATATCTGCTCCAACTCAGAGGCTAGTTACATCAATGCTTTCggataaaaaatttattcagGATTACTTTGAAACCAACCGGAACAGAATGCGCCAAGTACACCATGAATTTGTGGATGCTTTAAGTAAAATAGGAATTAAGTGTGCCAAGAGCAGCGGTGGTATGTTCTGTTGGGCTGATATGAGTGGATTAATCAAACCTTACAGTGAGAAAGGAGAACTTGAGCTATGGGAGAAGTTTATGAGTATTGCTAAGATCAATATTACTCCCGGATCAGCCTGCCATTGCATAGAACCCGGATGGTTTCGTATTTGTTTTACTACTATGTCTTTGGACGAGATTCCTCTAGTTATTGAACGGATTAGGAGAGTTGTTGAAGTTTGTAAATCCTCTAGTTGA
- the LOC110281546 gene encoding uncharacterized protein LOC110281546: MVFQGPWIILGDFNEVKFSHESKGCQFSHQRADIFATSLGDSGLFDLKTIGRRFSWYRRMKNYVDVAKKHDRVCINSSWLSIFPEADAEVLNRLQSDHCPILSWWSGNRGIHGKLSEVQKNSLEFNSKKEQQLLDDYNNTLVQEELLWFQKSREQWVRFVDRNTRFFHIQTLAQRKHNKIHGLFLKDRVWKTDPEVLSQEAESFYKSLFCHLDDVDLGCLALGPDEFQAFFFKEYWEIIGLDVWKIVKPISLCNVVYKIITKVLVNRLHPHLVEIVGPLQGGFIPGRETPNNIIIVQEVLYFMKKTKSKKGTLAFKIDLEKAYNRVDWRFLAHTLKSFDFPIPTINLIMNCVTASSLSILWNGNRLNGFTPSRGLRQGDPMSPYLFVLCMERLACFISHHVDLGLWEPIAISRGGPRISHLMFVDDLLLFCKATKRQVQNMMLVLATFCKVSGMKINVEKSKALCSKNISATRK; this comes from the exons ATGGTTTTTCAAGGACCTTGGATTATtcttggtgattttaatgaagTCAAATTTTCTCATGAATCTAAGGGCTGTCAATTTTCTCATCAAAGAGCAGACATATTTGCTACTTCATTAGGAGATAGTGGCTTGTTTGATCTGAAGACTATTGGGAGGCGGTTTTCTTGGTACAGGAGGATGAAAAATTATGTTGACGTGGCAAAAAAGCATGATCGAGTCTGTATAAATAGTAGTTGGTTATCTATCTTTCCAGAAGCTGATGCAGAAGTTTTAAATAGGCTTCAATCTGATCATTGCCCTATTCTG TCATGGTGGTCTGGTAATAGAGGAATTCATGGCAAGCTTTCGGAAGTACAGAAGAATTCACTAGAGTTTAACTCGAAG AAAGAGCAACAACTGCTTGATGATTATAATAATACTCTAGTGCAAGAAGAGCTCCTATGGTTCCAAAAGTCCAGAGAGCAGTGGGTAAGGTTCGTGGATAGAAATACAAGATTCTTTCATATTCAAACTCTTGCCCAAAGGAAGCATAATAAGATTCATGGCCTTTTTCTCAAGGATAGAGTGTGGAAAACTGATCCAGAGGTTCTGAGTCAAGAAGCAGAGTCTTTCTATAAAAGCTTATTCTGTCATTTGGATGATGTTGATTTGGGTTGCCTTG CTCTGGGTCCTGATGAGTTTCAAGCTTTCTTCTTCAAAGAATATTGGGAGATCATTGGTCTTGATGTTTGGAAGATAGTTAA GCCGATTAGTCTCTGCAATGTAGTTTACAAGATCATCACGAAGGTCCTTGTTAATAGGCTTCATCCTCATCTTGTGGAGATTGTTGGCCCGCTTCAAGGAGGATTTATTCCGGGACGAGAAACTCCTAACAACATCATTATTGTTCAAGAAGTCCTCTACTTTATGAAGAAGACTAAATCAAAGAAAGGCACACTGGCCTTTAAGATTGATCTGGAGAAAGCTTATAACAGAGTTGACTGGAGGTTTTTAGCTCATACTCTTAAGAGCTTTGATTTTCCTATTCCtacaattaatttgattatgaattgtgTCACTGCTTCTTCCTTATCTATTCTTTGGAATGGAAATCGTCTGAATGGCTTTACTCCTAGCCGAGGTCTTAGACAAGGAGACCCTATGTCACCGTATCTTTTTGTGTTGTGTATGGAGCGATTGGCATGCTTTATTAGTCATCACGTTGATTTGGGCTTGTGGGAGCCGATTGCTATTTCTAGAGGGGGACCAAGAATATCCCACTTAATGTTTGTAGATGACTTGCTTCTATTCTGTAAAGCTACAAAGAGACAAGTGCAAAATATGATGTTAGTTTTAGCGACTTTTTGCAAAGTATCTGGGATGAAGATTAATGTGGAGAAGTCTAAAGCACTTTGCTCCAAGAATATCTCAGCAACTAGGAAATAG
- the LOC107489688 gene encoding uncharacterized protein LOC107489688 has translation MFDSLPTREEEQEEVENDVPKKLSALSCEECKSKPSKYKCPGCSFHSCSLPCVKLHKARTGCNGKRNITHFVPLSHFDDNILLSDYNMLEEVKRVVESAHRMRTQLGLHKMFKLPHHLRSLQSAAWSRRTKLLFLPSGMSRRQNNQSQYDKRKKYIYWTIEWHFHSTNIILHDHEVNENASFCSILEKHLKPGPWNHQLRQFCEQQLDSLKLFIRPKGPKSPLKELDMKAPIGQQFADIIILEYPIVYVFSPYQVSNFEVNKNVNHNNESNQSQEDVPFREEVVEYQNNNTAYEKASNESSDKPILEEETLTKHSHPENKEAKLSKDIAFDSDQDLMDFYDALMAQMNPDDLLGLDKFAKNTANYTDLIGSCGLFPELEEGELA, from the exons ATGTTTGATTCTTTGCCAACGagggaagaagaacaagaagaagttgAAAATGATGTACCAAAAAAACTAAGTGCATTGTCATGTGAAGAATGCAAATCTAAGCCATCAAAATACAAGTGCCCTGGATGCTCCTTTCACTCATGCAGTCTTCCTTGTGTTAAACTTCACAAAGCTCGCACTGGTTGTAATGGCAAGAGGAACATCACTCACTTTGTTCCTCTTTCTCACTTTGATGACAATATCCTATTATCTG ATTATAATATGCTGGAGGAGGTGAAGAGGGTGGTTGAATCTGCTCATAGAATGAGAACTCAATTGGGTTTGCATAAAATGTTTAAGTTGCCTCATCACCTTAGAAGCCTACAAAGTGCTGCTTGGAGCAGAAGAACGAAACTTCTTTTTCTCCCCAGTGGAATGTCAAGAAGACAGAATAACCAATCTCAATATGACAAAAG GAAGAAGTATATATATTGGACAATTGAATGGCATTTTCACTCAACCAACATTATTCTACATGACCACGA AGTCAATGAAAATGCAAGCTTCTGCTCCATTTTAGAGAAACACCTCAAACCTGGTCCATGGAACCATCAGCTAAGGCAATTTTGTGAGCAACAGCTGGATTCTCTCAAGCTTTTTATCCGGCCAAAG GGTCCTAAGTCACCCTTGAAGGAGTTGGATATGAAAGCACCAATAGGACAACAGTTTGCAGATATAATTATTTTGGAATATCCTATTGTTTATGTTTTCTCACCATATCAAGTATCCAATTTTGAAGTTAATAAGAATGTCAATCACAACAATGAAAGTAATCAAAGTCAAGAAGATGTGCCTTTTAGGGAGGAGGTGGTAGAATATCAGAACAACAACACTGCATATGAAAAAGCATCAAATGAATCATCAGATAAGCCTATACTTGAAGAAGAAACTTTGACTAAACATTCACATCCGGAAAACAAGGAAGCAAAACTCTCTAAAGACATAGCATTTGACAGTGATCAAGACTTGATGGATTTCTATGATGCTCTTATGGCTCAAATGAATCCTGATGACCTGCTTGGTTTGGATAAATTTGCCAAGAATACAGCAAATTATACAGATTTAATTGGTAGCTGTGGACTATTTCCTGAATTAGAGGAAGGTGAACTTGCATAA